In Sporosarcina sp. PTS2304, a genomic segment contains:
- a CDS encoding TlpA disulfide reductase family protein: MKLRTQMPELQGETAWLNGETSKSELVGQKPTLIHFWSVSCHMCKEAMPDVNNFRDQFKDELNVVAVHMPRSEDDLDLEQIKAVAAEHDITQPIFVDSELKLNDAFENQYVPAYYVFDKDGQLRHFQAGGSGMKMLEKRVNRVLDEMKKED; encoded by the coding sequence ATGAAATTACGTACACAAATGCCAGAACTTCAAGGTGAAACAGCTTGGTTAAACGGCGAGACATCAAAATCTGAACTAGTTGGCCAAAAACCAACATTAATTCACTTTTGGTCTGTTAGCTGTCATATGTGCAAAGAAGCAATGCCAGATGTAAATAATTTTAGAGATCAATTTAAAGATGAATTGAACGTAGTAGCTGTCCATATGCCACGTTCTGAAGACGATTTAGATCTCGAACAAATTAAAGCAGTAGCTGCAGAGCATGATATTACTCAGCCTATTTTTGTTGACAGTGAACTGAAATTAAATGATGCTTTCGAAAACCAATACGTACCTGCTTATTACGTTTTCGACAAAGATGGACAACTTCGTCACTTCCAAGCGGGCGGTAGTGGCATGAAAATGCTTGAAAAACGCGTCAATCGTGTACTAGACGAAATGAAAAAAGAAGATTAA
- a CDS encoding peroxiredoxin: MAERMVGKQAPDFTMEAVLADKSFGKVSLQDNIKNDKWTVLFFYPMDFTFVCPTEITAMSDRYDEFEDLDAEVIGVSTDTIHTHLAWINTDRKDNGLEQLKYPLAADTNHSVSREYGVLIEEEGIALRGLYIINPEGELQYQTVFHNNIGRDVDETLRVLQALQTGGLCPANWRPGQETL, from the coding sequence ATGGCTGAACGTATGGTAGGTAAACAAGCTCCAGATTTTACAATGGAGGCAGTATTAGCTGACAAATCTTTTGGGAAAGTTAGTTTGCAGGACAATATCAAAAACGATAAATGGACAGTTCTTTTCTTCTATCCAATGGACTTCACTTTCGTATGTCCGACAGAAATCACTGCAATGTCTGATCGCTATGATGAGTTCGAAGACTTAGATGCAGAAGTAATCGGTGTTTCTACTGATACGATTCACACGCACCTAGCTTGGATCAATACAGATCGTAAAGATAATGGTCTTGAGCAACTTAAATACCCACTTGCAGCTGATACGAACCACTCAGTATCACGTGAATATGGAGTGCTAATTGAAGAAGAAGGTATCGCATTGCGCGGTCTTTATATCATCAACCCTGAAGGAGAACTTCAATACCAAACAGTTTTCCATAATAATATCGGTCGTGACGTGGATGAAACTCTTCGCGTACTTCAAGCACTACAAACTGGCGGTCTTTGCCCTGCAAACTGGCGTCCAGGTCAAGAAACTCTTTAA